The sequence below is a genomic window from Tachysurus vachellii isolate PV-2020 chromosome 2, HZAU_Pvac_v1, whole genome shotgun sequence.
TTTCCAGCACTGTTACTAAAATGCACTATACAATGTTTTCTGGatctgcagatttttttttttactagtacAATAGAATCACAATTAAGGCTCACATgtgtagcagaaaaaaaaagaacaaaccaaCCAAACTTGTTTAGATGTGGAAATAAGTTTAGTGTTCTGAGAATctgagagatttaaaaaaactcTTCAATTTAAATTGCTGTcccattaaataaatttaacgTAAATTGTATTGTTAATATACTcagttatttaaatatatgatatgtttttatatgtcaAATTTTATGCATATTTTAGTCTAAATCTGCTATTTCCTTATTACTAATCAGATTTAACTTTAAGTAATGCTGATATATATCTTTATAACTAAGGGCAGGGAGTTTCTAAAGCATTGTGAAAAACTTCCCAGACTGGTTTATATGTTTAACCTTTTGAAGAAGAAAAGGGTTCAAGAGGTTTCAGGAAATACTAAGACAATAGATACCAATGTATAAAACTCTGATGAATGAAGACTATGAAAGGAATGTTACTATGTGACTGAGAGGGAAAAATGTGACAgggaaaaaatgttaaaataatcattttattcagttttataaaaatcacattaatgatgtatagtaataataatacaattttatttaaaggtattATTTGAAAGCAATGAGGATGAAGAGAAAAGAACTGATTATGTTGATGATAGGTAAGTTGATCGGCCGTCATTCACCTACCATTGATTATTGCAGATTTTGTATGATAAATAACATcacaaacaagaacaaaaacaacaacaatcaacaaaaacaattattattaacaatgataataataataataataataataataataataaagcttgTACTATAGGTATCATTCTGAGAGCTGTAAGTGGACAAAGCACAGTCTACACATCAGAATCCACAGATGTCACATCTTCTGCATCACCGACTTCTGATGGAACAACTGCAGGAACAACACAAGGAACCCCAACTAGTCTTAGTGAAACATCAGAATCCACAATTGTCACATCTTTAACATCACCAACTACTTCTGTGGGAACAACTGCAGGAACAACACTGGGAACCCCAACTAGTCTTAGTGAAACATCAGAATCCACAGTTGTCACATCTTCTGCATCACCAACGTCTGATGGAACAACTGCAGGAACAACACTAGGAACCCCAACTAGTCTTAGTGAAACATCAGAATCCACAGTTGTCACATCTTCTGCATCACCAACTTCTGATGGAACAACTGCAGGAACAACACTGGAAACCACAACTAGTCTTGTTGAAACTTTAGAATCCACAATTATCACATCTTCAACATCACCAACTTCTTCTGTGACAACAACTACAGGAATAACACCTGGGACCACAACTAGTCTTGTTGAATCATCAGAATCCACAGTTGTAACATCTTCAACATCACCATCTTCTCCTGCTGCAACAACTGCAGGAACAACAATGGAAACCACAACTAGTATTATTGAAACATCAGAATCTACAGTTGTAACGTCTTCAACATCAGCAACTTCTTCTGTGATAACAACTAGCGGAACAACACCTTTGACCACAACTAGTCTTGTTGAAACATCAGAATCCACAGTTGTCACATCTACAACATCACCAACTTCTTCTGTGACAACAACTACAGGAACAACGCCTGGGACAACAACTAGTCTTGTTGAAACATCAGAATCCACAGTTGTCACATCTTCAACATCACCATCTTCTCCTGCTGCAACAACTGCAGGAACAACAATGGAAACCACAACTAGTATTATTGAAACATCAGAATCTTCAGTTGTCACGTCTTCAACATCACCAACTTCTTCTGTGACAACAACTAGCGGAACAACACCTGGGACCACAACTAGTCTTGTTGAAACATCAGAATCCACAGTTGTCACATCAACATCACCAACTTCTCCTGCTGCAACAACTGCAGAAACAACACTGGGAACCACAACTAGTCTTGTTGAAACTTCAGAATCCACAATTGTCACATCTTCAACATCACCAACTTCTCCTGCTGCAACAACTGCAGGAACAACAATGGAAACCACAACTAGTATTATTGAAACATCAGAATCCACAGTTGTCACATCTTCTGCATCACCAACGTCTGATGGAACAACTGCAGGAACAACACTGGGAACCCCAACTAGTCTTAGTGAAACATCAGAATCCACAGTTGTCACATCTTCTGCATCACCAACTTCTGATGGAACAACTGCAGGAACAAAACTGGAAACCACAACTAGTCTTGTTGAAACTTTAGAATCCACAATTATCACATCTTCAACATCACCAACTTCTTCTGTGACAACAAATACAGGAACAACACCTGGGACAACAACTAGTCTTGTTGAAACATCAGAATCCACAGCTGTCACATCTTCAACATCACCATTTTCTCCCAGTGCAACAACTGCAGGAACAACAATGGAAACCACAACTAGTATTATTGAAACATCAGAATCTACAGTTGTCACGTCTTCAACATCACCAACTTCTTCTGTGACAACAACTACAGGAACAACACCTGGGACCACAACTAGTCTTGTTGAAACATCAGAATCCACAGTTGTCACATCTTCAACATCACCATCTTCTCCTGCTGCAACAACTGCAGAAACAACAATGGAAACCACAACTAGTATTATTGAAACATCAGAATCTTCAGTTGTCACGTCTTCAACATCACCAACTTCTTCTGTGACAACAACTAGCGGAACAACACCTGGGACCACAACTAGTCTTGTTGAAACATCAGAATCCACAGTTGTCACATCAACATCACCAACTTCTCCTGCTGCAACAACTGCAGAAACAACACTGGGAACCACAACTAGTCTTGTTGAAACTTCAGAATCCACAATTGTCACATCTTCAACATCACCAACTTCTCCTGCTGCAACAACTGCAGGAACAACAATGGAAACCACAACTAGTATTATTGAAACATCAGAATCTTCAGTTGTCACGTCTTCAACATCACCAACTTCTTCTGTGACAACAACTAGCGGAACAACACCTGGGACAACAACTAGTCTTGTTGAAACATCAGAATCCACAGTTGTCACATCTTCAACATCACCAACTTCTTCTGTGACAACAACTACAGGAACAACGCCTGGGACAACAACTAGTCTTGTTGAAACATCAGAATCCACAGTTGTCACATCTTCAACATCACCATCTTCTCCTGCTGCAACAACTGCAGGAACAACAATGGAAACCACAACTAGTATTATTGAAACATCAGAATCTTCAGTTGTCACGTCTTCAACATCACCAACTTCTTCTGTGACAACAACTAGCGGAACAACACCTGGGACCACAACTAGTCTTGTTGAAACATCAGAATCCACAGTTGTCACATCAACATCACCAACTTCTCCTGCTGCAACAACTGCAGAAACAACACTGGGAACCACAACTAGTCTTGTTGAAACTTCAGAATCCACAATTGTCACATCTTCAACATCACCAACTTCTCCTGCTGCAACAACTGCAGGAACAACAATGGAAACCACAACTAGTATTATTGAAACATCAGAATCTACAGTTGTAACGTCTTCAACATCAGCAACTTCTTCTGTGATAACAACTAGCGGAACAACACCTTTGACCACAACTAGTCTTGTTGAAACATCAGAATCCACAGTTGTCACATCAACATCACCAACTTCTGATGGAACAACTGCAGGAACAACACTGGGAACCCCAACTAGTCTTAGTGAAACATCAGAATCCACAGTTGTCACATCTTCTGCATCACCATCTTCTGATGGAACAACTGCAGGAACAACACTGG
It includes:
- the LOC132858152 gene encoding mucin-2-like, which encodes MRMKRKELIMLMIGIILRAVSGQSTVYTSESTDVTSSASPTSDGTTAGTTQGTPTSLSETSESTIVTSLTSPTTSVGTTAGTTLGTPTSLSETSESTVVTSSASPTSDGTTAGTTLGTPTSLSETSESTVVTSSASPTSDGTTAGTTLETTTSLVETLESTIITSSTSPTSSVTTTTGITPGTTTSLVESSESTVVTSSTSPSSPAATTAGTTMETTTSIIETSESTVVTSSTSATSSVITTSGTTPLTTTSLVETSESTVVTSTTSPTSSVTTTTGTTPGTTTSLVETSESTVVTSSTSPSSPAATTAGTTMETTTSIIETSESSVVTSSTSPTSSVTTTSGTTPGTTTSLVETSESTVVTSTSPTSPAATTAETTLGTTTSLVETSESTIVTSSTSPTSPAATTAGTTMETTTSIIETSESTVVTSSASPTSDGTTAGTTLGTPTSLSETSESTVVTSSASPTSDGTTAGTKLETTTSLVETLESTIITSSTSPTSSVTTNTGTTPGTTTSLVETSESTAVTSSTSPFSPSATTAGTTMETTTSIIETSESTVVTSSTSPTSSVTTTTGTTPGTTTSLVETSESTVVTSSTSPSSPAATTAETTMETTTSIIETSESSVVTSSTSPTSSVTTTSGTTPGTTTSLVETSESTVVTSTSPTSPAATTAETTLGTTTSLVETSESTIVTSSTSPTSPAATTAGTTMETTTSIIETSESSVVTSSTSPTSSVTTTSGTTPGTTTSLVETSESTVVTSSTSPTSSVTTTTGTTPGTTTSLVETSESTVVTSSTSPSSPAATTAGTTMETTTSIIETSESSVVTSSTSPTSSVTTTSGTTPGTTTSLVETSESTVVTSTSPTSPAATTAETTLGTTTSLVETSESTIVTSSTSPTSPAATTAGTTMETTTSIIETSESTVVTSSTSATSSVITTSGTTPLTTTSLVETSESTVVTSTSPTSDGTTAGTTLGTPTSLSETSESTVVTSSASPSSDGTTAGTTLETTTSLVETLESTIITSSTSPTSSVTTTAGTTVVMSSTSPTSSVTTTSGTTPGTTTSLVETSESTVVTSSTSPTSSATTTTETTLGITTSLIETSESIVIMSSTSPTSPAATTAETTLETTTSLVETLESTIITSSTSPTSPAATTAGTTMETTTSIIETSESTVVTSSTSATSSVITTSGTTPLTTTSLVETSESTVVTSTSPTSPAATTAETTLGTTTSLVETSESTIVISSTSPTSSATTTTGTTPRTTTSVIETTESTVIASSTSSMSSAATTAGTTLGTTTSSALVTSTTAGAPAESDVTMQISFTTAEPFNDNLLNKGSPEFTERANKIIVEFGQIFQAIFQTFRKLTVIGFRSGSTVSNVGVTFNGSLPNDSLVTETMVNANTSFVITNISVSTESPEMTSTQITTTTATDITTDFSSSTGSTTAATSETSTSATTLLSTIQSSTSVRSTSVRSETESTTAIRQETSTDVPSEAASSTLSVPTTVTIPETSTTVTTEAASSTPSVPTTVITTETSTTVTTEAGSSTPSLPTTVITTETSTTVTTEAASSTPSVPTTVIIPETSTTVTTEAASSTPSVPTTIIIPETSAIVTIEAASSTLSVPTTVITSETSTTVTTEAASSTPSVTTTVIIPETSTTVTTEAASSTPSVTTVTIPETSTTVTTEAASSTPSVPITVITTETSTTVTTEAASSTPSKEHLALFQYQLQ